A stretch of Aureispira sp. CCB-E DNA encodes these proteins:
- the coaE gene encoding dephospho-CoA kinase (Dephospho-CoA kinase (CoaE) performs the final step in coenzyme A biosynthesis.): MLKVGITGGIGSGKSTVCRLFEKFGIPVYYADDRAKWLMNYQEEVKNKLMEHFGADVYQSDGLLNRAHLAGIVFKDASQLKVLNSIVHPAVFKDGQQWQREQESLGVAYTLKEAALLFETGSYADLDKIIVVTAPEDLRIKRVMERDNSTEEEVRARMNQQMPQAEKEKKADYIIKNIAWETLNVQVSELHEKLLYYAKRPKQ, from the coding sequence TGGGAAATCAACAGTTTGTAGGCTGTTTGAAAAATTTGGGATTCCAGTTTATTATGCAGATGATCGAGCAAAATGGCTGATGAATTACCAAGAAGAGGTAAAAAATAAATTAATGGAGCATTTTGGGGCAGATGTTTACCAGAGCGATGGACTCTTAAACAGAGCGCACTTGGCAGGAATTGTATTTAAAGATGCTAGCCAACTAAAAGTGCTGAATAGTATTGTGCATCCTGCTGTTTTTAAAGATGGTCAACAATGGCAGCGTGAGCAGGAATCGTTAGGTGTTGCCTATACTTTGAAAGAGGCTGCTTTATTATTTGAGACAGGATCTTATGCTGATCTAGATAAAATTATAGTCGTCACAGCGCCAGAAGATTTGAGGATAAAACGAGTAATGGAGCGGGATAATAGCACCGAGGAAGAAGTACGAGCTAGAATGAATCAACAAATGCCTCAAGCCGAAAAAGAAAAAAAAGCCGATTACATTATTAAGAATATAGCGTGGGAAACATTGAATGTGCAAGTCTCTGAGTTGCATGAAAAATTATTGTATTATGCCAAAAGACCCAAACAATAA